The proteins below are encoded in one region of Fibrella aestuarina BUZ 2:
- a CDS encoding L,D-transpeptidase family protein, whose amino-acid sequence MRRSLAVFLLLLTVFPAVAQTPGDWVRLRQYAHSIGVDSLCAQPDAACLTRYFTQLVYGRTPRRMGYQGVAEQLDTVRLHRLTRLFLAGGDWCPLLDSLEPHDRRYRQLTAYCLRCLIDDYLGDSLTIGQVHETLNTYRWLNRFPVAQRVVVNIPSATLRLIDGRGDTQFSSRVVVGKPSTPTPVFAAYIPSLVMYPYWTIPRSILAEYLPKIRKNPTAALNQFGLQVLDNKGQLLDPSRVDWTVSASAFPYRLRQSTGCDNALGLLKFSINSPYDVYLHDTNVRRAFSLENRFLSHGCIRVERPADLANRLLGRAQFSADYLTRCPINASPKTIVLPRPIPVITTYNVLDLDDDGAIRVYPDRYGWWRLVL is encoded by the coding sequence ATGCGCCGCTCTCTTGCTGTTTTTCTGCTGTTGTTGACCGTATTTCCGGCAGTTGCCCAAACGCCCGGCGACTGGGTACGTCTCCGGCAATACGCCCACTCGATTGGGGTTGATAGCCTCTGCGCCCAACCCGATGCCGCCTGCCTGACCCGCTATTTCACCCAACTGGTGTATGGCCGAACGCCCCGCCGGATGGGTTATCAGGGGGTGGCGGAACAGCTCGACACGGTGCGGCTCCACCGGCTGACGCGGCTCTTTCTGGCCGGAGGCGACTGGTGCCCGCTGCTCGACTCGCTGGAGCCGCACGACCGGCGGTACCGGCAGCTAACGGCTTATTGCCTGCGCTGCCTCATCGACGATTACCTGGGTGATTCGCTGACGATCGGGCAGGTACACGAAACGCTCAATACATACCGCTGGCTCAACCGGTTTCCCGTTGCGCAGCGCGTGGTCGTCAATATTCCGTCGGCTACGTTGCGGCTGATCGATGGGCGGGGCGATACCCAGTTTAGCAGCCGGGTGGTGGTGGGTAAACCCAGCACGCCCACGCCCGTATTCGCCGCCTATATCCCCAGTCTGGTCATGTACCCGTACTGGACCATTCCCCGCTCCATATTGGCCGAATACCTGCCCAAGATTCGGAAGAACCCCACGGCCGCGCTCAATCAGTTTGGGCTTCAGGTGCTGGATAACAAAGGACAACTACTGGACCCCAGCCGGGTCGACTGGACGGTGTCGGCGAGCGCGTTTCCGTATCGGCTGCGCCAGTCGACGGGCTGCGACAATGCGCTGGGTCTGCTGAAATTCAGCATCAATAGCCCGTATGATGTGTATTTGCACGACACCAACGTGCGGCGGGCCTTTTCGCTGGAAAACCGGTTTCTAAGTCACGGCTGCATTCGGGTAGAACGCCCCGCCGACCTCGCCAACCGGCTGCTGGGCCGCGCGCAGTTCAGCGCCGATTACCTGACGCGCTGCCCGATCAACGCCAGCCCGAAAACCATCGTACTCCCCCGCCCTATTCCGGTCATTACGACCTACAACGTGCTTGACCTCGACGACGACGGGGCCATTCGGGTATATCCCGATCGGTATGGCTGGTGGCGGTTGGTGCTGTAG
- a CDS encoding sensor histidine kinase, giving the protein MIRPQTLLRKLKAPYPQPFDVSKAFRKALLAGILVSLVNLTFQPFGLSSFQHPYKVWVLLGFGVPVFVWVGLLGVLVPRCFPSFWGREQEHWTLWKQILISNLITVCITVSMYFYAQWIDFAPFSSIGYLVVCSFFFGALVSLFFLFFDRSNYLTEVDRRATAETEELKLLIRESHHRMRNHLQVIASILRLQTASVTDVRALEALRTSEKRLESIAILHEKLYCNESVSRVDLCAYLEELIEIIASHHAELTPNVAIQVEDYAALRVPLDTAVPLGLIVNELITNSFKHAFRKMDNCAIQLILDQSADGRNRLIVRDNGPGVPDELVDQPGTSLGMRLVKALTQQLKGQLSYSRNGGAEFVVQF; this is encoded by the coding sequence ATGATTCGCCCGCAAACTCTGCTACGAAAGCTAAAGGCACCGTATCCACAACCATTCGACGTCAGCAAGGCCTTCCGTAAAGCACTGCTGGCTGGCATTCTGGTTTCACTGGTTAACCTAACGTTTCAGCCGTTTGGGTTAAGCTCCTTTCAGCATCCCTATAAGGTGTGGGTATTGTTGGGGTTTGGGGTTCCTGTTTTCGTGTGGGTCGGTTTGCTGGGCGTACTGGTGCCGCGGTGCTTTCCCTCATTCTGGGGACGCGAGCAGGAGCACTGGACGCTCTGGAAGCAAATCCTGATCAGCAACCTCATCACGGTCTGCATCACCGTATCGATGTATTTCTACGCTCAGTGGATTGATTTCGCTCCTTTCTCGTCGATCGGTTATCTGGTGGTTTGCTCTTTTTTCTTCGGGGCTCTCGTATCGTTGTTCTTCCTGTTTTTCGACCGGAGCAATTACCTGACGGAGGTCGATCGCCGGGCCACGGCCGAGACCGAGGAGTTAAAACTGCTGATTCGGGAAAGCCACCACCGGATGCGCAATCACTTGCAGGTCATTGCCTCGATCCTGCGCCTGCAAACCGCGTCTGTTACCGATGTGCGGGCGCTCGAAGCGTTGCGGACAAGCGAAAAACGCCTCGAATCCATCGCTATTCTTCACGAAAAGCTGTACTGCAACGAAAGCGTGAGCCGCGTTGATTTGTGCGCTTATCTGGAAGAGCTCATCGAGATCATTGCCAGCCACCATGCCGAACTGACGCCCAACGTGGCGATTCAGGTGGAGGATTATGCGGCGCTCCGGGTGCCGCTCGATACCGCCGTACCGCTGGGCCTGATTGTGAACGAACTGATTACCAACTCGTTTAAACACGCCTTTCGGAAGATGGACAATTGCGCCATCCAGTTGATTCTGGATCAGTCGGCCGACGGGCGTAATCGCCTGATTGTGCGCGACAACGGGCCCGGCGTGCCCGACGAACTGGTCGATCAGCCAGGTACGTCCCTGGGGATGCGGCTGGTCAAGGCGCTGACGCAGCAACTCAAGGGACAACTCAGCTATAGCCGTAACGGCGGCGCCGAGTTTGTCGTGCAGTTCTGA
- a CDS encoding aldose 1-epimerase, translating into MFTIETRQIGPIEGTETLTDYILSNPDTGEWATVLPGFGGILRQLVLRKGDTRYKVVDSPASAQALLADETYASALMFPFASRVRHGIYQFEGNDYVLPLNEVMRDNALHGFVHQKPFRVIHQEANLHHASLTIQFNYTGDVPGYPFPFSLVVTYALSAQGLGVSFKASNTGSTRCPAAFGWHPYFTLNNAPVDELELTLPVRAIVELDQHMIPTGKRPVPADRLGTFAMQNVQLDTPFEAQFSDENGKKQAVTTLRWPEENVALELTQSESLPYIVVYTPLRRDSIAIEPQTANANAFNNGEGLTVLNPGDELQGSIDVRLI; encoded by the coding sequence ATGTTCACGATTGAAACACGCCAGATTGGGCCTATTGAAGGTACAGAGACCCTCACAGACTACATTTTAAGCAACCCCGACACCGGCGAATGGGCAACGGTGCTCCCCGGTTTTGGTGGTATTCTGCGCCAACTGGTGCTTCGGAAAGGCGATACCCGCTACAAAGTGGTGGACAGCCCGGCGTCGGCACAGGCATTGCTGGCCGATGAGACCTACGCCAGCGCGCTGATGTTTCCGTTTGCCAGCCGCGTTCGGCATGGTATCTATCAATTCGAAGGTAACGATTACGTGTTGCCCCTGAACGAAGTCATGCGCGACAATGCCCTGCACGGGTTTGTGCACCAGAAACCGTTTCGGGTGATTCATCAGGAAGCCAATCTGCACCATGCTTCGCTGACGATTCAGTTTAACTACACGGGCGACGTACCTGGCTACCCATTCCCGTTTTCGCTGGTGGTTACCTACGCGCTGTCGGCGCAGGGGCTGGGGGTTTCGTTCAAAGCCAGCAATACCGGCTCCACGCGTTGCCCGGCGGCGTTTGGCTGGCACCCCTATTTTACGCTCAACAACGCCCCTGTCGATGAGTTGGAATTGACCCTGCCCGTGCGCGCCATCGTCGAGCTCGATCAGCACATGATCCCGACCGGAAAGCGGCCCGTTCCCGCCGACCGGCTGGGTACGTTTGCCATGCAGAATGTACAGCTTGACACGCCCTTCGAAGCGCAGTTTAGCGACGAAAACGGGAAAAAACAGGCCGTCACTACGTTGCGCTGGCCCGAGGAAAACGTGGCACTCGAACTAACCCAGAGCGAATCGCTGCCCTACATTGTGGTCTACACCCCACTGCGCCGGGATAGCATTGCCATCGAACCCCAGACGGCCAACGCCAATGCGTTTAATAACGGCGAAGGGTTGACCGTGTTGAATCCGGGTGATGAACTACAAGGAAGTATCGATGTCAGATTGATATAA